A single window of Bos javanicus breed banteng chromosome 19, ARS-OSU_banteng_1.0, whole genome shotgun sequence DNA harbors:
- the NGFR gene encoding tumor necrosis factor receptor superfamily member 16, translating into MGSGAAGRAMDGPRLLLLLLLLLGVSLGGAKEACLTGLYTHSGECCKACNLGEGVAQPCGANQTVCEPCLDSVTFSDVVSATEPCKPCTECVGLQSMSAPCVEADDAVCRCAYGYYQDETTGRCEACRVCEAGSGLVFSCQDKQNTVCEECPDGTYSDEANHVDPCLPCTVCEDTERQLRECTRWADAECEEIPGRWITRATPPEGSDSTDPSTQEPEVPPEQDLVTSTVSDVVTTVMGSSQPVVTRGTADNLIPVYCSILAAVVVGLVAYIAFKRWNSCKQNKQGANSRPVNQTPPPEGEKLHSDSGISVDSQSLHDQQPHTQTAAGQALKGDGGLYSSLPLAKREEVEKLLNGSAGDTWRHLAGELGYQPEHIDSFTHEACPARALLASWAAQDSATLDTLLAALRRIQRADIVESLCSESTATSPV; encoded by the exons GTGTCCCTTGGAGGTGCCAAGGAGGCATGCCTCACGGGCCTGTACACCCACAGCGGAGAGTGCTGCAAAGCCTGCAACCTGGGCGAGGGTGTGGCCCAGCCTTGTGGAGCCAACCAGACCGTGTGTGAACCCTGCCTGGACA GCGTGACCTTCTCGGACGTGGTGAGCGCCACGGAGCCGTGTAAGCCGTGCACGGAGTGCGTGGGACTGCAGAGCATGTCGGCGCCCTGCGTGGAGGCCGACGACGCCGTGTGCCGCTGCGCCTACGGCTATTACCAGGACGAGACGACCGGCCGCTGCGAGGCGTGCCGCGTGTGCGAGGCGGGCTCGGGGCTCGTGTTCTCGTGCCAGGACAAGCAGAACACCGTCTGCGAGGAGTGCCCCGACGGCACGTACTCCGACGAGGCCAACCACGTGGACCCCTGCCTGCCCTGCACGGTGTGCGAGGACACGGAGCGCCAGCTGCGCGAGTGCACGCGCTGGGCCGACGCCGAGTGCGAGG AGATCCCTGGACGTTGGATTACACGGGCCACGCCCCCTGAGGGCTCTGACAGCACAGACCCCAGCACCCAGGAGCCCGAGGTACCTCCAGAGCAAGATCTGGTAACCAGCACTGTGTCAGATGTGGTGACCACTGTGATGGGCAGCTCCCAGCCTGTGGTGACCCGAGGTACCGCCGACAACCTCATCCCTGTCTATTGCTCCATCCTGGCTGCTGTGGTTGTGGGCCTTGTGGCCTACATCGCCTTCAAGAG GTGGAACAGCTGCAAGCAGAACAAGCAAGGAGCCAACAGCCGACCTGTGAACCAGACACCCCCACCAGAGGGGGAAAAGCTACACAGCGATAGCGGCATCTCTGTGGACAGCCAGAGCCTGCATGACCAGCAGCCCCACACGCAGACTGCCGCAGGCCAGG CCCTCAAGGGTGATGGAGGCCTCTACAGCAGCCTGCCACTGGCCAAGCGGGAGGAGGTGGAGAAGCTGCTCAACGGCTCTGCGGGGGACACCTGGCGGCATCTGGCAGGCGAGTTGGGTTACCAGCCTGAGCACATAGACTCCTTCACCCACGAGGCCTGCCCAGCCCGCGCCCTgctggccagctgggccgcccaGGACAGCGCCACGCTCGACACCCTCCTTGCGGCCCTGCGCCGCATCCAGCGCGCCGACATCGTGGAGAGCCTGTGCAGCGAGTCCACGGCCACGTCCCCCGTGTGA